The window GCCAGCGGAGCCTCTTTGCGCAGCCGTTCCGCGGCGGCTCTCTCGAACATATCCTGCGTCATACCCGTGATCGTACTCCCCGCAGGTGTTTCGAGCAAACCCCTTACGTGCCTTGCCCCCGGCGGCGGCGGTCCGTTGGCGCGCTGCCCGCAAGGGCCACGCGGGTAACGGGCCACCGATGCCGTTATCCGCCCAACCATTCCTTCAATTTGTCCAGAAACCGCAGATGGGCGGGATAGTTCTGCGCCTCGGTCAATTCCTGGAACCGTTGAAGCAGCTCCTTCTGCTCGCGGTTTAGATGCGTCGGCGTCTCGACGACCACCCGGACGATCTGGTCGCCGGTGCGATACCCGCGGATGTCGGGGATGCCAAGGCCCCGCAACCGGAAAAGCTGCCCCGACTGGGTCCCAGCCGGAATCTTGACCTCAGCCTCGCCCTGGAGCGAAGGCACACGTATTGTGGTGCCCAGGGCCGCATGGGGAAAACTCACGGGTACTTCACAGACCAAATCGTTGCCGTCGCGAACGAAGAAATCATCGGACTCTACCTCGATGAAGATATAGAGGTCGCCGCGGGGTCCGTCGTTCTCTCCCGGTTCCCCTTCGCCCGGCACCCGCAGCCGGGAGCCGGTATCGACCCCGGCCGGTATGTCCACCGAAAGGTCGCGTTGTGTCTGCACCCGTCCGGACCCCCGGCACTTGGTGCACGGATCATCAATGCTCCATCCCCTGCCCCCGCATCTCCGGCAGGTTTGCGTAATGCTGAAGAAGCCCTGAGAACGCCGCACTTGCCCACTGCCATTGCAGTCCGGGCAGGTTCTTTGCTTTGTTCCCGGCGCGGCCCCCGTGCCATGGCATTCCCCGCAATTCTCCATGCGCGAGAACCGGACGGCACGTTTGACGCCCGAAGCCGCTTCCTTCAGGGTGATGGTGACGCGCCGCTCGAGATCACTCCCGGGCCGGGCAGCGGGCCGCCGCCGGCCGCGTGTGCCAGAACGCCCAAACAAGACGTCGAAAAAATCCTCGAAGGGCGTATCGAATCCGCCCGTGCCTTCCGTACCAAACCCAAAACCGCCGAAACCGCCGCCAAAACCCTGGCCAAAGCCCGCGCCAAGATTTCCGAAACGATCGTATTGTGAACGTTTGTCAGGATTCTTGAGCGTATCGTAGGCTTCGTTGATCTCCTTGAGTTTGTCCTCGGCAGCCTTATCCCCGCCGGTCTTGTCGGGATGGTATTTATGCGCAAGCTTCAAGTATGCCTTGCGGATCTCGTCCTGCGAGGCTTGCCGGGAAACCCCGAGTATTTCATAGAAATCTCTAGTCGCCATCGGCAGGTATCCCCGATGATTGCCCCGTCCGGACATCCGGCGGGACGGGCCACCAACAAGCCCGCGGCTCTAACACGTCCCCATCCCCCAGAAGAACGCATCCCGCCCGGGCTTGGGTACTACTCTCTATTTTCCTTCTTATCGTCCTCATCGACAACGGTAAAATCCGCGTCCACGGTATCTCCGCCCGGTGCGGCTTCTTTGGCGTCATCAGCACCTCGCTGGGGCCCCTGCTGTTTCGAAGCATCGGAAGCGGATTGAGCCGGCCCCGCCGCGCTCTTGTAAAGGGCTTCCGAAAGCCTGTACTGAGCCTGGGTGAGGGCCTCCATGGCCGATTCAATGGCTGCGGTATCGTCTTTCTCGAGCGCCTTCTTCACGCCGTCGACAGCCGCCTCGACGGCATTTCTGTCCGCGGCGTCAACCTTGTCACCGCTTTCTTTGAGCAGTTTTTCGCATTGATACACCATGGCATCCGCNNNNNNNNNNNNNNNNNNNNNNNNNNNNNNNNNNNNNNNNNNNNNNNNNNNNNNNNNNNNNNNNNNNNNNNNNNNNNNNNNNNNNNNNNNNNNNNNNNNNATGCCCACAAGGTCAAACCGTCCGAGGGTACGGTTGTCGCCCGCCATCTCGCGCTCGCCCTGGAGGACGTGGATCGTCACGGCCGTCTGGCTATCCGACGCCGTTGAGAAGATCTGCCGCTTTGTAACGGGCACGGTCGTATTGCGTTCAATGAGCTTTGTGCACACGCCGCCCAGCGTCTCTATCCCCAGCGAAAGCGGCGTTACGTCAAGGAGCAGAACGTCCTTTACGTCACCCGACAACACGCCGCCCTGTATCGCCGCGCCGATCGCGACCACTTCGTCCGGATTGACGCCCCGGTGGGGCTCCTTGGCGAAAATGCTCTTCACGATCTCGCCGACGGCGGGCATCCGCGTCATCCCGCCCACAAGGATTACTTCATTAATCTCCTTCGCCGAAAGGCCCGCATCTTCGAGCGCGCGGAAGCACGGGCCTTTGGAGCGCTGGAGCAGGTCATCGCACAATTGCTCGAGCCTGGCCCGGGTCAACGTATAGTTGAGGTGCTTGGGGCCCGACGCATCCGCCGTGATAAACGGCAGGTTGATGTCGGTCTGCATGGTCGTCGAGAGCTCGCATTTGCCTTTTTCTGCGGCTTCCTTGAGGCGCTGCAACGCCATGGGATCTTTGCGGAGGTCGATGCCTTGATCTTTCAGGAATTCCTCGGCGAGCCAGTCAATGACCCGCTGGTCGAAATCATCGCCGCCGAGATGGGTGTCTCCACTGGTGCTCAGCACCTCGAAACTGTCGTCGCCAATCGCCAGAATCGAGATGTCAAACGTTCCGCCGCCCAAGTCGTATACCGCCACTTTCTCGTCCTTCTTGCGGTCAAGACCGTAGGCGAGCGCGGCCGCCGTGGGTTCGTTGATGATACGCAGCACCTCGAGACCGGCGATGCGCCCCGCGTCCTTCGTTGCCTGCCGCTGCGAGTCATTGAAATACGCGGGCACGGTCACCACGGCTTGAGTTACCGGCTCTCCGAGATAACTCTCGGCGGTTTCTCTCATCTTCTGCAGAATCATCGCTGAGATTTCAGGAGGCCGGTAAGTCTTGCCCATAACCTCGACCTGGCAGTCCCCCGACGAAGTCTCCCCGACTTTGTATGGCACTATCTTCTCTTCCGAAGCGACTTCGTTGTGACGGCGTCCCATGAACCGCTTGATCGAAAAGATCGTGTTCACCGGATTCGTAATCGCCTGGCGCTTGGCCACGGCGCCTACAAGGCGCTCGCCGTCTCTTGTAAACGCCACCACCGACGGCGTCGTCCGGTTTCCTTCCGCGTTGGCAATGACCGTTGGCTCGCCGCCCTCCATCACTGCGACGCAAGAATTTGTCGTTCCCAGATCGATGCCGATTACCTTACCCATCTNNNNNNNNNNNNNNNNNNNNNNNNNNNNNNNNNNNNNNNNNNNNNNNNNNNNNNNNNNNNNNNNNNNNNNNNNNNNNNNNNNNNNNNNNNNNNNNNNNNNACTGCGACGCAAGAATTTGTCGTTCCCAGATCGATGCCGATTACCTTACCCATCTTCTGACAACCTCCCTGTACTGGATTGTAATGATACGCAACGCCCGGCGGCACGCGGGCTCGTTAGCTGCCCGCCGCCGCCAAACGCGTCTAGGCTTCCTCGGAAACTTCATCAAGCGGCTCCGCGGCTGGTTCCGCGGGAGCTGAGCAGACCACTACTTTCGAGGGCCTCAGGATCAAATCGCCCATTCGGTATCCCCGCTGAAACTCCTCCAGCACCGTATTCGGCACGCCGGCTTCATCGGCGCGCTGCATTATCGCTTCGTGGACATTCGGGTCAAACACTTCACCTAACGCCGGGATGGGCTCGACCCCGTGGCTGCTGAGCACTTCGGCAAACTGCTGGGCAACCATCTGCACACCATCCACTACGGCCTGCGAGGCCTGATCGGCGTGTTTCAGCGCCAATTCAAGATGGTCTATCACAGGCAGGAGATCCCGAACAAGCGACTCTTCAGCGGTTCTCCGGAAACGGTCGATTTCCCGAGTGGTACGTTTGCGAAAATTCTCGAATTCAGCACGGGCCCGCAGGAGTTGATCCTTCAGCTGGTCGCGCTCGGCAATCAGGGTGACCAGCGCCTCCCTTTCCACGGACGCCGCCTCGGCTCCCGCTGGTTCTTCCACACTCGCGGACTCCGCCGCACGGGGCGCTTCCTGCGTCCGCTCTTGTGTTTGGAAAGCCTCCGCCTGCCCGGACTCACCCTCCTGTCGGGTTTGTGCTTCGAGTTGTTCTTCCAAAAACGTCTTCTTCGTGCTTTTCTTCTTCATTCCTTCCACAGTCTCTATTCACTGGCCTCATTCCCGGGGCCTTTCCAACAACGGCGTGACGCCGCTGCCATCATCAACGGTAAGGCCCGCTATTGCGCTCAAATAGCTGCCCAAAAGGGCGGCCGTATACTCGACCAGACCTGCCAGACGCGAGTATTCCATCCGGCGAGGACCGATCACCCCTACCATTCCGGCGGGATTGTCGCCAACGTGGTACGGGGACACCACGATGCTGATTTCATGCAATTCCTCGTCCGGCACTTCCGAGCCAATGACGATTGACGTGCGCAACGGCTCCCCGTCGCGAACGGCCGACCGCAACAACTCCACCAGGCGGTCGTGTTCCTCGAAGAAGCCAAAAACCTGCCGGGCGCGCTCGACGTCACGAAACTCCGGCTGCTCGAACAGTTGCGACGTGCCTTCAAGAACGACCTCGCCCTGGCGGCTCGGAGGCATCAACGCGAGCACGTCCAGCGCCTGCTCGGCCAAACGCCGCTGTTCATCAAGAAACGCCGACGTCCGAGCCGACACCGCCGCCCGCAACCCTTCAACTGACACGCCTCGGAAGTTCGTGTCCAAAAAGCGCCCGATCCGCTGTATCCTCTCGGCCGACAAGTCTTCGCCGAGCTTTGTCACGAGAGTCCGAACGCGGCCATAGTTATCAACCAGCACCACGCCCACGCGACGGGCGCCGACCGGGACCATCTCTACGCGGCACACCTCAGCGTTCCGCTCGTCCGGCGCTTCGACAAGTCCCATATGATGTGACGTAAGGGCCAGCAAGCGGCTCGTATTACGAATGACCTCGTCGGCATCATCGAGCTTCTGCGAGAGCTCTTGGTGAATGCGGGCGCGCTCCGAAAGCGTCAATTCCTGCACGTTCATCAGGAAATCGACGTAGTAACGGTACCCTTTGTCCGTGGGAACCCGTCCGGAACTCGTGTGCAACTGGCGCAGATAGCCAGCCTCCTCCAGGTCCGCCATCACATTGCGCACGGTTGCCGCGCTGAGGTCCAGGCCAAACCGTTTCACGATGGCACGCGAGCCCACCGGCTCCGCCGTAGTGATGTATAGGTGAACCACGGCTTGGAGAATGAGCCGTTCCCGGGGACCAAGCTGTTCCGCGCCCTGCTCCAAGACTCTCCATCCTCGTGCTTAGCACTCATTATCTCCGAGTGCTAATAGCGAGCGGAGTCTAACATACCTTATCGCGCGTGTCAAGAAATCGGGCGAATCACAACGGTCCCCGTTTAAACATAACTCATTTTGATACATTATCTTAAGCTAGAGCCTATTCGGGGGTCGCGACACTGCCGTCAGTTGACTTTGCTCCTGACCGAACGTACTATGAGCGCGTCTAACACGAGGCACATGGGCGAAGCCATGGACGTTGGGATAGATATCGGCCCCTTGACCCAGACCCGGACCGGCGTAGGCAACTACTGTTACTATCTTGTCAAGCATTTGCTGCGTGCTGGGGGCGGCATGACCTTCAAAGCCTTCTCGACAGGTTTGCGGCGCGTGGACGCCACACAATTCGCCGGCCCGCTCCGCCACCGGCACGTGCCCGTGCCGACCCGCCTGGCCTACCGCATGTGGGAGACGGTTCACTGGCCGCCCATCGACACCCTGCTCCATGGGGTGGATGTCTATCACGCCACGAATTTCTTCCTGCCGCCCACCGCGTCGGCAAAACGGGTACTGACCATTCATGACTTGACGTTCCTGGCGGCCCCGCACCTCTGCAGCCCGAAGATCGTCGGTCCGTTCTCGCGAAGCATCGGCCGCTTCGCGCAGGAGGCCGACGCCATACTGGCCTATTCGGAATCAACGGCCCGTGACATTGTCGCCCATCTGGGCGTTTCACCCGAGAAGGTGACCGTGGCGCCACTCGCCGTGGATGAAGATTTCCAGCCGCTGCGGCGGCCGGACGCAGAAGAATATGTGCGCAGGCACTACGAGGTGCGCAGCCCGTATGTTTTGTTCGTAGGGACCATCGAACCGCGCAAGAACGTCCCGCTCTTGCTGCGGGCATTCTCGAAGATACGCCATGAGGTCCCCCATCAGCTGGTCCTGGCCGGCGCTACGGGATGGAACCCCCAACAGTTCCACCGGGCCCTGCTCGAGGTAAACCTGCAAGACAGGGTCGTGCAGACCGGTTACGTGAAGAACCATGCCGAACTGGCCGCATTTTATTCTGCCGCAGACCTGTTCGCTTTTCCCTCCTTTTACGAAGGCTTTGGACTCCCTGTACTCGAGGCAATGACCTGCGGATGCCCGGTAATCGCGGCGGACAATTCCGCCATTCCCGAAGTTACCGGCGCCGACGCCGTGCTCCTGCCCGCCGGCGACACCGATGCCTGGGCAGAAGCCATGAATGCGCTCCTTCACGACCCCGCCAGGCGAGACGCCTTGTCCGAAGCGGGACGGCGCCGGGCCGCGCTATTCTCATGGCACGACTGCGCCGCGCGCACTGCCGGTGTCTACCGGAGTGTCACGACATGCGCGTGATCGTCGATGGGACCCAGGCAGGAAACAGAAGCGGAACGGGCGAATATACCCTTCAGTTGGCTGCGTGGCTTCCCCGCGTCGCCCCTGATATCGAGGTGGCTTTCGCCTGGCCCGGCGACGTGGCGCCGCCCGGGGATGTGGCCGTTGTCCCTCTTCGCCGCCGCGGTCCGCGAGGTTTGCAGTACCTGGCCGGCCGGCCCGAATGGCTGGAGCAGGCGGATCTCGTTCATTACCCCGCGAGTATCGGCCATGCGCGGAGCCCGGGCCGAGCCATACTGACCGTGCATGACGTGAGCTGTCTCGTGAACCCCGCCTGGTTCCGCTGGGGCCATGCATTGTATTACCGCGCCATGATCTCTCGCAGCGCGCGAAGAGCCGAGGCAATCATTGCCGACTCCAAAGCCACCGCGTCGGACTTGGAGCAGCGCCTTGGGCTCGAACGCGCTCGTATTCGGGTAGTCCCCCTTGGGGTGGATGCCATATTTCGGCCCGCCCCCGGAGAAGCCGTCGATCGCGTACGCAGCCGATACGCTCTGCCCGACAGGTTCCTGCTATTCCTGGGAACCCTTGAACCGCGAAAGAACCTCGCGCGCCTTGTGGAGGCCTTCACCCTCGCCGCGCGCCAAATCCCCCACTACCTCGTGCTCGCCGGGCGCCCGGGATGGAAATGTGCGGCGCTGCGCCGTGCGATCGCAATGTCGGATGCCGCCAGCCGCATCGTCATGCCCGGTTTCATTCCCCGCAATGATCTACCCGCGCTGTTGACCGCAGCGGAGGGATTCGTGTGGCCAAGTCTATACGAAGGGTTTGGACTTCCCCCCCTCGAGGCCATGGCCTGCGGCACCCCGGTGCTTACGTCGAATGCCGCCAGCATGCCGGAAGCCGCCGGAGATGCAGCTATCATGGTCAATCCCCAGAATATCCCCGAAATAGCGGAAAGCATCAAGGCCCTTGTCACCGACGCATCCCTGCGCACTGCCTTGCGCGAGAAGGGTTTAAAACGCGCCGGCATGTTCACGTGGCAACGCACGGCCGAGTTGACCGCCGAGGTCTACCGTTCGGTTTGGGCCGGGTGTGCCAGCACATGAAGGTCCTCCATGTATATAAAGACTTCGACCCTCCCATCCGGGGCGGCATGGAGCGGCACATCGCCTTAAGCTGCCGCTACCAGCGCGAATGGGCTGAGGTCGAGGCGCTGACGTGCAGCCGCTCAATCCACACCCGAGTCGCGGACCGCGACGGCACCCGCGTCACTGAGGTGGGAGAGTGGGGCCGGTTTCAGAGCGCCCCCGTATCACCCCTCTTCCCATATTACCTGCGCAAGATACGAGCCGACGTACTGGTCGTCCACGTGCCGAACCCGACCGCCGAGCTCGGATACCTCCTCGCGCGCCCCCCTGGCACCCTCGTTGTGCGGTACCATAGCGACGTGGTCCGCCAAGCTTCCGCGATGCGGTTCTACCGGCCAATCCAAATGCATTTTCTGCGAAAAGCTGCTATTATTATGCCGACATCGGCGCAGTATGTTGCCTCGTCGACCGTGTTGAGCGAATTGGCTGGCCGGTGCGTGGTTGTGCCTCTCGGAGTCGTCCCGGAAGCGTTCGAAGACCCCGATGCGGCCAATGTCAATCGTCTGCGGGAAGCGTATGGGGGGCAATTCGTATTGTTCGCGGGCAAGCACCGGTACTATAAAGGGCTTGAGTATCTTGTGCGGGCAGCGCCCGATATCCGCGGTCCCGTAGTCATCGCGGGAGACGGGCCGGAGCGAGAACGCTGCCAGCGGCTGGCTGCTGAACTCGGGGCGGCGATCCATTTTCCGGGGGAATTGTCTCAATCGGATTTGGTAGACCATCTGCATGCATGTGCTGTAGTTGCGTTTCCGTCGGTGGCGCGCAGCGAGGCGTTTGGGATCGCCATACTCGAGGCCCATGTCTGCGGCAAGCCGGTAGTCGCAACACGACTGGGCACGGGCGTCGAATTGGCCAATCTGGACGGCGAAACGGGGTTCAATGTGCCGCCGCGCGACGCCGGGGCACTGGCAGAGGCCATCAACCGCCTGCTGGCCCGCCCCGAAGAACGCCGCCGGCTCGGCGATTTCGCCCGCGAACGCGTGCTGAAGGAGTTCCGAAGCGAACTCGTGGCCCGGCGAGAGTTCGAACTGTATACGGCCGCGCATGAAGGGGCATTGCGATAGGAAAAGCACGCGAATATGCGAACATGGACGAACTGGTATCTGATTTATGCCGTCACCCTCGGGCTGTCCTTCGGGATTTCCATGGGTCTCACGTCCGTTGTGCGGTATCTTGCCTTGCGCTGGCAGATTCTGGACCATCCGGGCGAGCGGAAAATGCAACGAGAGGCCGTCCCCCTGCTCGGCGGTGTCTCGATTATCGTCACCTTCTACGTCATGGTCATCGGGAGCCTGGTACTGGTTCAGCCCGTACGCGAGTTCGGCATCCAGTGGCTCGAAACCCACGTGTTTCAGTTCCTCGGAAAAGACCACGAGATCAAGCTGCTCGGCATTTTCGCGGGCGGGATCCTGATTGCTCTGCTGGGGCTCACTGACGACCTGAAGGCCTTGCGGCCCTGGCTCAAACTGCTCGGCCAATGCGTGGCCGCAACAGTTCTCGTCCTTAGCGACATGAAACTCGATCTCTTCTCCGAAGCCTGGCTGGGGGCATGGCCGGTCACCTCTTACGTCGTCT is drawn from Candidatus Hydrogenedentota bacterium and contains these coding sequences:
- the dnaJ gene encoding molecular chaperone DnaJ, which codes for MATRDFYEILGVSRQASQDEIRKAYLKLAHKYHPDKTGGDKAAEDKLKEINEAYDTLKNPDKRSQYDRFGNLGAGFGQGFGGGFGGFGFGTEGTGGFDTPFEDFFDVLFGRSGTRGRRRPAARPGSDLERRVTITLKEAASGVKRAVRFSRMENCGECHGTGAAPGTKQRTCPDCNGSGQVRRSQGFFSITQTCRRCGGRGWSIDDPCTKCRGSGRVQTQRDLSVDIPAGVDTGSRLRVPGEGEPGENDGPRGDLYIFIEVESDDFFVRDGNDLVCEVPVSFPHAALGTTIRVPSLQGEAEVKIPAGTQSGQLFRLRGLGIPDIRGYRTGDQIVRVVVETPTHLNREQKELLQRFQELTEAQNYPAHLRFLDKLKEWLGG
- a CDS encoding Hsp70 family protein, translating into ADAMVYQCEKLLKESGDKVDAADRNAVEAAVDGVKKALEKDDTAAIESAMEALTQAQYRLSEALYKSAAGPAQSASDASKQQGPQRGADDAKEAAPGGDTVDADFTVVDEDDKKENRE
- the dnaK gene encoding molecular chaperone DnaK; the encoded protein is MGKVIGIDLGTTNSCVAVMEGGEPTVIANAEGNRTTPSVVAFTRDGERLVGAVAKRQAITNPVNTIFSIKRFMGRRHNEVASEEKIVPYKVGETSSGDCQVEVMGKTYRPPEISAMILQKMRETAESYLGEPVTQAVVTVPAYFNDSQRQATKDAGRIAGLEVLRIINEPTAAALAYGLDRKKDEKVAVYDLGGGTFDISILAIGDDSFEVLSTSGDTHLGGDDFDQRVIDWLAEEFLKDQGIDLRKDPMALQRLKEAAEKGKCELSTTMQTDINLPFITADASGPKHLNYTLTRARLEQLCDDLLQRSKGPCFRALEDAGLSAKEINEVILVGGMTRMPAVGEIVKSIFAKEPHRGVNPDEVVAIGAAIQGGVLSGDVKDVLLLDVTPLSLGIETLGGVCTKLIERNTTVPVTKRQIFSTASDSQTAVTIHVLQGEREMAGDNRTLGRFDLVG
- the grpE gene encoding nucleotide exchange factor GrpE, whose translation is MKKKSTKKTFLEEQLEAQTRQEGESGQAEAFQTQERTQEAPRAAESASVEEPAGAEAASVEREALVTLIAERDQLKDQLLRARAEFENFRKRTTREIDRFRRTAEESLVRDLLPVIDHLELALKHADQASQAVVDGVQMVAQQFAEVLSSHGVEPIPALGEVFDPNVHEAIMQRADEAGVPNTVLEEFQRGYRMGDLILRPSKVVVCSAPAEPAAEPLDEVSEEA
- the hrcA gene encoding heat-inducible transcriptional repressor HrcA; the protein is MEQGAEQLGPRERLILQAVVHLYITTAEPVGSRAIVKRFGLDLSAATVRNVMADLEEAGYLRQLHTSSGRVPTDKGYRYYVDFLMNVQELTLSERARIHQELSQKLDDADEVIRNTSRLLALTSHHMGLVEAPDERNAEVCRVEMVPVGARRVGVVLVDNYGRVRTLVTKLGEDLSAERIQRIGRFLDTNFRGVSVEGLRAAVSARTSAFLDEQRRLAEQALDVLALMPPSRQGEVVLEGTSQLFEQPEFRDVERARQVFGFFEEHDRLVELLRSAVRDGEPLRTSIVIGSEVPDEELHEISIVVSPYHVGDNPAGMVGVIGPRRMEYSRLAGLVEYTAALLGSYLSAIAGLTVDDGSGVTPLLERPRE
- a CDS encoding glycosyltransferase family 1 protein; this encodes MDVGIDIGPLTQTRTGVGNYCYYLVKHLLRAGGGMTFKAFSTGLRRVDATQFAGPLRHRHVPVPTRLAYRMWETVHWPPIDTLLHGVDVYHATNFFLPPTASAKRVLTIHDLTFLAAPHLCSPKIVGPFSRSIGRFAQEADAILAYSESTARDIVAHLGVSPEKVTVAPLAVDEDFQPLRRPDAEEYVRRHYEVRSPYVLFVGTIEPRKNVPLLLRAFSKIRHEVPHQLVLAGATGWNPQQFHRALLEVNLQDRVVQTGYVKNHAELAAFYSAADLFAFPSFYEGFGLPVLEAMTCGCPVIAADNSAIPEVTGADAVLLPAGDTDAWAEAMNALLHDPARRDALSEAGRRRAALFSWHDCAARTAGVYRSVTTCA
- a CDS encoding glycosyltransferase family 1 protein codes for the protein MRVIVDGTQAGNRSGTGEYTLQLAAWLPRVAPDIEVAFAWPGDVAPPGDVAVVPLRRRGPRGLQYLAGRPEWLEQADLVHYPASIGHARSPGRAILTVHDVSCLVNPAWFRWGHALYYRAMISRSARRAEAIIADSKATASDLEQRLGLERARIRVVPLGVDAIFRPAPGEAVDRVRSRYALPDRFLLFLGTLEPRKNLARLVEAFTLAARQIPHYLVLAGRPGWKCAALRRAIAMSDAASRIVMPGFIPRNDLPALLTAAEGFVWPSLYEGFGLPPLEAMACGTPVLTSNAASMPEAAGDAAIMVNPQNIPEIAESIKALVTDASLRTALREKGLKRAGMFTWQRTAELTAEVYRSVWAGCAST
- a CDS encoding glycosyltransferase, which gives rise to MKVLHVYKDFDPPIRGGMERHIALSCRYQREWAEVEALTCSRSIHTRVADRDGTRVTEVGEWGRFQSAPVSPLFPYYLRKIRADVLVVHVPNPTAELGYLLARPPGTLVVRYHSDVVRQASAMRFYRPIQMHFLRKAAIIMPTSAQYVASSTVLSELAGRCVVVPLGVVPEAFEDPDAANVNRLREAYGGQFVLFAGKHRYYKGLEYLVRAAPDIRGPVVIAGDGPERERCQRLAAELGAAIHFPGELSQSDLVDHLHACAVVAFPSVARSEAFGIAILEAHVCGKPVVATRLGTGVELANLDGETGFNVPPRDAGALAEAINRLLARPEERRRLGDFARERVLKEFRSELVARREFELYTAAHEGALR